The following proteins come from a genomic window of Yinghuangia sp. ASG 101:
- a CDS encoding ANTAR domain-containing response regulator produces MTSAASQSPQSAGDSGIRVVIAEDEALIRLDLKEMLEEEGYRVVGEAGDGEAAVRLVEEERPDLVILDVKMPVLDGISAAEQIAGARLAPVLMLTAFSQRELVERARDAGAMAYLVKPFTKGDLVPAIEMAVSRFTELAALEREVAGLTQRLETRKVVDRAKSVLQERYGLSEPEAFRWIQKTSMDRRLSMRAVAEVVVSGGEVAE; encoded by the coding sequence GTGACGTCAGCTGCCAGCCAGTCCCCGCAGTCCGCCGGCGACTCCGGTATCCGTGTGGTGATCGCCGAGGACGAGGCGCTGATCCGGTTGGACCTCAAGGAGATGCTGGAGGAGGAGGGGTACCGGGTCGTGGGGGAGGCCGGGGACGGGGAGGCCGCGGTGCGGCTGGTGGAGGAGGAGCGGCCGGACCTGGTGATCCTGGATGTGAAGATGCCGGTGCTGGACGGCATTTCCGCGGCGGAGCAGATCGCGGGTGCGCGGCTTGCCCCGGTGCTGATGCTCACGGCGTTCTCGCAGCGGGAGTTGGTGGAGCGCGCGCGGGACGCGGGGGCGATGGCGTATCTGGTGAAGCCGTTCACGAAGGGTGATCTGGTTCCGGCCATCGAGATGGCGGTGTCGCGGTTCACGGAACTCGCGGCGCTGGAGCGTGAGGTCGCCGGGCTGACGCAGCGTCTGGAGACGCGGAAGGTCGTGGACCGCGCGAAGTCGGTGCTCCAGGAGCGGTACGGGTTGTCCGAGCCCGAGGCGTTCCGGTGGATTCAGAAGACGTCGATGGACCGCCGGTTGTCGATGCGGGCGGTGGCGGAGGTCGTCGTGTCGGGCGGCGAGGTGGCCGAGTAA
- a CDS encoding branched-chain amino acid ABC transporter substrate-binding protein, translating into MSLKFARGSSEIALAFMVRAVCSFRRPVFGASCTGSEFARFFRVVRVFRGRLKEWAVLRRRVIGFGLPLAVSALVLGGCGGGGSGGGDDGGVRTYAIGFQAGLSGADAQFALNEANGVELAVEKFNSSPRAPFRVRLVKSDDAGSAEQAVPAARRLIDDGDVVAVVGPVGSASVRASGRLYAEAGLAAVSPSATSPGLTDPGNGFTSLLRAVPSDAVQGAGIASYYAGALGLRSVVVVDDATEYGAGLADAVEAGLGRAGVGVVAVSAPKGSGDFGPALAAVRGSGAEGLVYAGDAEDAALFARDLRQAGVTVPVIAGDRVKEARFVEAAGDAAENWLVACPCADLAADAAARAFVAEHTAKFKTEPGAYAAEAYDVANMVIEEIGRLDAAGARVTREAVLSGLRKGSYRGLARSYAFGAGGEFAGEALRLYQVRSGRIEYVGGIDGSAA; encoded by the coding sequence TTGTCGCTGAAATTCGCGCGCGGTTCCTCGGAGATCGCCCTGGCTTTCATGGTCCGGGCGGTTTGTTCATTTCGGCGGCCGGTTTTCGGCGCGTCGTGCACAGGATCCGAGTTTGCTCGATTCTTTCGGGTTGTTCGGGTTTTCCGCGGAAGGCTCAAGGAGTGGGCGGTGCTGAGGCGACGCGTGATCGGATTCGGGCTGCCGCTGGCGGTGTCGGCGCTCGTGCTGGGGGGGTGCGGGGGCGGTGGTTCGGGTGGGGGTGACGACGGCGGCGTCCGGACGTACGCGATCGGTTTTCAGGCGGGGTTGTCGGGGGCCGACGCGCAATTCGCGCTCAACGAGGCGAATGGCGTGGAGTTGGCGGTCGAGAAGTTCAACAGCTCGCCGCGCGCGCCGTTCCGGGTGCGGTTGGTGAAGTCGGACGACGCGGGGTCGGCGGAGCAGGCCGTCCCGGCGGCGCGGCGGTTGATCGACGACGGCGACGTGGTGGCGGTGGTCGGTCCGGTTGGTTCGGCATCGGTGCGGGCGTCGGGCCGGCTGTACGCGGAGGCCGGGTTGGCGGCGGTGTCCCCGTCGGCGACGAGCCCGGGGCTGACGGATCCGGGGAACGGTTTCACGTCGTTGCTGCGTGCGGTGCCGAGCGACGCGGTGCAGGGGGCCGGGATCGCGTCGTATTACGCGGGAGCGCTGGGTCTGCGGAGTGTCGTGGTGGTGGATGACGCGACCGAGTACGGCGCGGGTTTGGCGGATGCGGTGGAAGCGGGTTTGGGCCGGGCCGGGGTGGGTGTGGTCGCCGTGTCGGCGCCGAAGGGTTCGGGAGATTTCGGGCCCGCGCTCGCGGCGGTGCGTGGCTCGGGTGCCGAGGGCCTGGTCTATGCCGGTGATGCCGAGGACGCCGCGCTGTTCGCACGGGATCTGCGGCAGGCGGGGGTGACGGTCCCGGTGATCGCGGGGGACCGTGTGAAAGAGGCGAGGTTCGTCGAGGCGGCGGGCGACGCGGCGGAGAACTGGCTGGTGGCGTGTCCGTGTGCCGACCTCGCCGCGGATGCGGCGGCGCGGGCGTTCGTCGCGGAGCACACGGCGAAGTTCAAGACGGAGCCGGGTGCGTATGCGGCGGAGGCGTACGACGTGGCGAACATGGTCATCGAGGAGATCGGGAGGCTCGATGCGGCGGGGGCGCGCGTGACGCGTGAGGCGGTTCTGAGCGGCCTGCGGAAGGGGTCGTACAGGGGCTTGGCGAGGTCGTACGCGTTTGGTGCCGGCGGCGAATTCGCGGGCGAGGCCCTGCGTCTGTACCAGGTGAGGTCCGGGCGCATCGAGTATGTGGGCGGGATCGACGGGTCGGCCGCCTGA
- a CDS encoding hotdog fold thioesterase produces the protein MTPPEISFPLPVDELTGIFGSRSARPTLGGTMGIVMHEASAERLVATMPVDGNAQPYGLLHGGASCVLAETLGSIGSAIHAGPDALVVGIEINATHHRPATGGLVTGTATPVHLGRTLATYETVITDEAGKRVCTARLTCMIRRDG, from the coding sequence ATGACCCCCCCGGAGATCTCGTTCCCCCTGCCCGTCGACGAACTCACCGGCATCTTCGGCTCCCGCTCCGCGCGGCCCACACTCGGCGGCACCATGGGCATCGTCATGCACGAGGCCTCCGCCGAACGCCTGGTCGCCACCATGCCCGTCGACGGCAACGCGCAGCCCTACGGCCTCCTCCACGGCGGCGCCTCGTGCGTCCTCGCCGAGACGCTCGGCTCCATCGGCTCCGCGATCCACGCCGGCCCCGACGCCCTCGTCGTCGGCATCGAGATCAACGCCACCCACCACCGCCCGGCCACCGGCGGGCTCGTCACCGGCACCGCGACCCCGGTACACCTCGGCCGCACCCTCGCGACGTACGAAACCGTCATCACCGACGAAGCCGGAAAACGCGTCTGCACGGCACGACTCACCTGCATGATCCGCCGCGACGGCTGA